The genomic window AGGATCAGCAGCCCTGAGACGACAGGCACAGTCCAGCGGCCGTGCAGCCACTCGTGGACCTTGTTCATCTCGTTCTCTTCCTCTCAAGTCTCAGCAAGCTGGGCGGTCCGAACCACCCCAAGAATGGGTTCTCTGCGGTCCGAAGGACCCCCAAATCCGGGGTATGTCGGACCCTCACCGGCCAGGCCCCCTCCCGTGGGGAGGGGCCAGGCCCGCGCGTGGTGACCGAGGTTTCCTCAGAAGGCCGCGGCCTTAGCCGTGTAGCCAGCCTTGGCGATGGCGGCGACCAGGTCCTCCGTCGTGGCCAGTGCGGGGTCGTGCATCACCTCGACGCGAGCGGAGGCGAAGTGCACCTTCACCGACTCGACGCCCTTGAGGCGACCGACCTGCTTCTCGATCTTGGCCACACAGGAGGGGCAGGAGAAGCCTTCGGCCCGAAGGATGGTCTTGGTGGTGCTCGTCGTGGTGCTCATGATGTTCCTTTCCTCGTCTGCCCTTCTGCTGGGCACTAACTACAAACTACGGAGTTTGCCGAGGCTTCTCCTTGACCCAGGTCAAGCGGCCCTGCTCGACTCAGGGGACTGTTTGTGCAGGTCAGCCTGCGGTCTGGCCTCCGGAGCGGAACCACCCACGGCCTACGCTGTGCCGGTGACCATCAGGGACCTGGCCGCCGTGACCCGACACCGTGCTGTCGTCGGGGGCATCGTCATCAGTCTGCTCGCGTGCGCAGTCAACATCACAGGGGCGCTCCTCGAGGTGGGGTGGATGCAGGAGGCACGCTGGTTCTCTGTCCCACCGCTGGTGGTGGCGCTGATCGCCGCTGGCGGTCTGCGCGACGTCCGCGGCCGGTGGTGGGCGGCCGGGCTCGCCCTGTCCTGGGTCGGTGACACCCAGGGTGGTCGCGGCTTCCTGATCCTGCTCGGAGCCTTCCTGCTCGCGCATGTCTGCTACGTGGTCGCCCTGTGGCCGACGCGGGGTCAGAGCCTGCTGGGTCGGCGCGCGGCGGTGCCCTACGCACTGCTCGGGTTGGCCGGTGTGGTCGTCCTCGCGCCCGCCGCGGGGCTCGCGCTCGCCGCCCCGGTGACGGCGTATGCCGCGCTCCTCACCCTGATGGCCGTGCTCGCTGCGGCAGCCGGTCGCGTGGGAGTGATCGGCGGGCTGCTCTTCCTGGTCTCCGACCTGGTGCTGGGTCTGGGGATCTTTGCCGTGGACCTGCCGGAGGCGTTGCAGACCCTGGTCGTGATCGGCACCTACGTGCCCGCGCAGGTACTCCTGCTCCTCGGCGTCCTCCTGCTGATCAGGGCTCGTGCCGGTCTCTCACCCACCTCTCATCGTCAGCGGCTTGGCTAGGCTGACCGCGACGGGATCGGAGGCAGTCAGGTGCGCAACCGCACATCGGCGCTGGTGAAGCGTCTCGGCAAGAGAGTCATAGGTGACTGGCGTCCCGGTCGGGCCGCCCCACCACCGGCACCGAGGAGCCGGGCGGACCGGGTCGCCGAGGCGCTGGACGTCGTCCGCCGGATCGAGGAGGTGGAGCCCACCCTGCCTGCGCCCACCGACCTGGCGACGTTTCACACCATCGACCGCGTCGTGCGCCGCCCGCTGCTCGACCCCGCCCTGATGACCATGATGCCCAAGTCGCTGCGTGGGACCTGGGCTGAGGACAGGGGCTTTGAGCAGACGAGCGCCGCGATCGCCGCAGACGTCATCGTGCTGGCCAAGTTCGACCTCGGGGAGCAGGTCAAGCTGCGAGCTGGCTACGGTCAGGCCCGCCGGTCCCTGGCAGTCCAACCGGTGGGACCCGACGGGATCTGCGGCGTCACCAACTCCGTGCGGGCGCACGAGGTCGTCTCGCGCTACGCGCCAGAGCTGATGCCGACCATGCTGGGCCACGGAGAGCTGGACGACGGACTCCGCTATCTGGTTGAGGAGTGGGTCCACGGCGAGCCGCTGATGACCTCCGAGCGGTTGGCCGAGCACGCGACCTGGCTCCTCGAGGGGCTCGGCCGGGTCCATGAGGGCTATGGCGTGTCAGGCCGTCCGGTCACCGAGCTGTGGGGCGTGGGGTTCGGCGACCAGTGGCAGCGCGTGCGTGAGGCCGACCTCGTGCCTGACCATGTCGGCGCGGCGGTGGCCGAGCTCATCGCGGCAGACCGACGGGTGCGGATGTCCTGGGCCCACGGTGACCTGGTGGCCTCCAACGTCATGTCCACGCCCGATGGTCCCAAGGTCATCGACTGGGAGCACGCGGGCGAGCGACCGGTCATGCACGACGCGGCGAAGCTGCACCTCTTCGCGGCCGACAAGCACCGGTTGCTGCCGCTCCTGCTGGCCGAGTGGGGCCACCAGCCGGCCCACGACGGCTACACCGCGGCCGAGGAGCTGGCGCTGGTCCACGCGAAGTTCCTTGTGCGGGCACCGGTCCGGATGGCCGAGCTGGCCGGTCACCGGCGCAGCGGGGTCTATGCGAGCCAGGTCACCACCCAGGCCGGCCTGCTGGAGGACGTGCTCGAGAACGTCGGTTGACCCAGAGGCGGCCCAGCGGTGGTCCAGAGGTGACCGCACCGCGACAGACCTCCGCGCTTGCCCCGTCTCCGCGTGTCACCGGTTGCGGCCGGCGAGCAAACCGTCAGGGTGGAGGCATGGACCGACAGAAGCTGGCCTATATCGCGCTCGTCATCACCATCATCTACGGGGGACTGTTTGCCGTCATCGGGGAGAGCCAACGCACGACCTACGCCGCTGTCGGCGCCATCGTCGTGGCCATCGCGTGGGTGAGCGTGGGGATGCTCGGCCGGGACGACAACGCCCGGGAGTGAGCAGCTGCCCCACGTCAGGCGCGCTGGTGCCTAGCGGTCCGACCAGGTGGGCTGGCGCTTCTCCAGGAAGGCGCAGATGCCTTCCTGGGCGTCGGTGGCAAGGGCGTTCATCGTCATGACCGTCTTGGCGTACTCATACGCCGAGTGCTGGTCGCGTGAGATCTGGGCATAGAACGCCTCCTTGCCGATCCCGGTGACCACCGAGCTTGCGGTGGCGATCTGTGCGGCCAGCTCCGCTGTGCGGGAGGCGAGCTGGTCTGCCGGGACCACCTCGTTGACCAGTCCCCAGTCGGCCGCCGTTGGCGCGTCGACCAGCTGCCCGGTGAGCAGCATCTGCATCGCGCGCTTCTGGCCGATGACGCGGCTGATCGCCACCATGGGCGTGGAGCAGAACAGGCCGATCTTGACGCCGGGGGTGCCGAAGCGGGCGCCCTCCTCGGCGACGACGAGGTCACACGTGGCGGCGAGCTGGCAGCCAGCGGCGGTCGCGATGCCCTGGACCTGCGCGATCACCGGTTGCGGGATGGACTGCACCAGCTCCATCAGCTCGCAGCACCGGTCGAAGATCTCGCGATACTCCTCGACGGTCCGGCCCGTCATCTCGGAGAGGTCGTGGCCGGCGCTGAAGACGGGACCGGCGGCGGCGAGGACCACGACCGAGACGTCCTTGCGGGAGCCGACGTCGCGCAGCACCTCGATGAGCTCGCCCATCAGCGCGAGGGAAAGGGCGTTGCGCTTCTCGGGACGGTTCAGGGTCACGGTCACGATGCGCGAGTCCGTGTCGACCTCGGTGAGCACGATGGGGGCGGTAGTGGTGGTGGTCATCGACGTGGTCCTCTCGGGGTGGGTCCGTCCTGCCAGCCTACGCACGCTGCACTCTCTTGACAGGGCCGTTCCCAAACGACTACCTTGTGTCGCATGGTACCCGGCGACAGCGCGATCCTCTCCAACCTCAGGCGGGGTGCGCTGGAGTTCTGCGTGTTGGCCATGTTGCGCGACGGCCCCACCTACGGGTTCGACATCGCCCGCCACCTGACCCGGGACGGCATTCTGATGGCCAGCGAGGGCACGCTCTATCCGCTCCTGTCCCGGCTGCGCAAGGCGGGCCTGGTGGACACCACCTGGCAGGAGTCCACCAGCGGCCCACCGCGGCGCTACTACCAGCTCACCGAGTCCGGGGCAGGCGCCCTCGACTCGTTCATCGACACCTGGCCGCCGTTCCGCGACGCCGTGGACGCTGCACTGACTGAGGGAGAACACCCGTGAACAGCACCCAGCACCGCCTCGTGTCCACCTATCTCGACGACCTGACCAGGGCGCTAGCCGATCTGGCTCCGCCGGACCGCGCCGAGGTCCTGGCCGGTGTCCGCGAGCACATCGAGGCCGGCCTGGCCGCGCGAGGCGGCGCGAGCGACGCAGATGTCAGCGCCGTTCTCTCCGAGGTGGGCACGCCCGAGGAGGTCGCCCGAGAGGCCTACTCCACCGGGCAGTATGCCGAGCGCCCGGCTCCGCTACCTGCTGGCCCGCAGACTCAACCCCGGTTGTCCGACCGCTCCTGGGTGCCGGGGCTGGTCGCCATCCTGCAGGTGCTGGGTGTGCTACTCGTCGTGACCACGGTGGTCGTCAGCGCCGCCGTCATCACGGGCGTCCAGATCCTGCTGTGGATCGTAGTCGCCCTGCTCGTCGGGACCTCGAGGCTCTGGACCGCCCAAGGCACCTTGCTGCACATTCTCCTGCTTCCCATCGTGATCGTGCTGATGTGGGTCGGTGTGCTGGTCGGGCAGCACATGGTCGCGGCGATCATGGTGCCCAGTGCCATCGTGATCGGCAGTGTCTGGCTCATCATCAGGCTGACCGTGGCGGCGCAACGACGTGCGGCGACGGGACAACCGCTCAGTCGGTGATCTCGTGCCCGTCGAGATAGACCCACCTGGCGCCTCGTCGAGTGAAACGACTGCGCTCGCGCATCGTCCCGCGCTGCTTGCCGAGCTGATAGCTGGCCCGGAACTCGACCTCGCCCGTGTCATCGTCGGGGCCGCCCGCGCTGGTCCCTAACACCTCGAGGCCCTGCCAGACGAGATGGGCGTCAGCGGTCACGTCAGCGGGCCGGGTGCGTGGGTGCCAGGTGCGGAAGACATGATCAAACTCGCCGCGCGCATAGGCGGCGTAGCGCGACCGCATCAACTCCTCCGCTGTCTCGGCCAACCTCTCCTGCCGGTGCAGTGGGCCGCAGCACGCGGCATACGCCTCGCCGGTGCCGCAGGGACACGGCCCGCCCTCGGTCTGACCCAGCACTGCACCCATGGAGGAAACCGTAGCCGCTTGGCGAGCCAGTGGTCAGTCCGGCACGACGACCGTGACACCAAAGCGTGCGAGGTCCCGGTCAAAGGTGGCCACCGACGCGCCGTGCTCGATGGCTAGGGCGGCGATATGCGCGTCGGTCGTCAGATTGCCCGCCGTGCCGGCCTCGCGCAACAACCCGGAGAGCACCGACAGGTGGCGGGTCGTGGGCTGCGGCAGAGTCACGGCTGGGTGGGCGTGCCAGGCGTCCAGCACGGTCATCGCCTCATCGACGGTGAGCGGCTCAGGGAAGATGCGCGCGTTGGTGGTGATCCGGATGAAGCCGAGCGCCGCGACCCACGGCAGCCCGAGCACCTGTGGCTCCGCCAGCATCCGGTCGAGCCATCGAGCCGTGCGCTCGTGCTGCGACGCCCCCTTGTGCACTGAATAGATGAGGACGTTGGTGTCGAGGATGATCACGGTCAGCGGCCCTGCGCCATCTTGCGGAGAAGCTCTCCGTCCTCCAGGGCTGCGGCGAGCTGGTTGGCTTTGGTCAGGTCCACGGCTGCCACGCCGAGGTCGCGTCCGAAGTCGGTCAGGCTGGGCGGTGCACCTTGGCTTCCGCCGAGCTGTCGACGCAGGGCCTCGTTGACGACCTGCTTGAACCGGAGGTTGCGGGCAGCCATCTCACGCTCGATCAAAAGCGTGACGTCGGGGTCCAGCGTGATGGTCGTGCGCATGTATACATCATAACATCGGGAGATGTGATGCTATGATGCACGGCTGTCACGCACGGTAGGTTCCAGGCCGCGGTTGCCCCCATGCCCCGCTGACGTGGCCTTTCTCCCACGGGAACCGGCCGTCGGGGTCGGCCCACGTGAGCTGGTAGGCCGGCACTGAGTCGACCAGCGATCGGTCGTAGTAGTCGTTGGCCCGGAAGATCACCATCCCCGGGTTGGGGATCTCCTCCACCAGGATGCGCAGCCCGATCCGAGGGACCAATTGACCCGGCATCAGGTCCTGATGATGCCCGGTGACCTGTTGCGCGACCATGTTGAGGAGGTGGGTCGAGAGGTCCCTGGCCAGGCCCAGGACCAAGAGCTCAGGATGGCCGATGCCGTGCAGACCGGTCGTGTAGCAGAACGGCTGCTCGAGCCGAGGTGGCAGGCGTTCCGGTCCGCCGAGCACATCAGCCACGTGGTCGCCCCCGCCCGGGGACTCCTCACCGAGTTCGCGGCACTGGAGGCACTCGCCCTCCTCGAGATCGGGCGCGACATAGGTCAGGTGCACGCCATAGCTGCGGATGTTGTCGGTGATCAGGGCTCGCTCCCGGTCCTCGAAGGCCTGCAGCGCTGCTGAGTAGTCCATCGTTCCTCCCCCTCGCGCACCCGGTGTGCGCCTGTCCCGACACGCTATGGGTGCACACCGACACGCTGTCGCGCTTATCCACAGCCCCCACGATCTAGTCTTGCGGCCATGAGACTTGGTGACCTCGTGGCCGCACTCGACCTCACTCTCGACACGGGTGAGAGCGTCGAGGTCACCGGCGTCACCCACCAGGCCGACTGGGCACGACCCGGTGATGCGTTCGTCGCCATCCGCGGAGCACGGGTCGACGGCCACTCCTTCATCGGGCAGGCGGTGGAGCGAGGTGCGGTCGCGGTCCTGGGCGAGGGTCTGCCTGAGGGCATGGACTGCCCGGTGCCGTATGTCGTGGTGCCAGCCGCGCGGGCCGCGCTGGCTGATGCGGCGGCCGAGCTGGCCGGCCACCCCAGCAGGACGTTTCCGGTCCTGGGCATCACCGGCACGGACGGCAAGACCACCACGTCCTGCCTGGCCCGGCACCTGCTGCGGCACGCGGGCCGGCGGACGGGCCTGCTCTCGACCGTCGGTTATGAGCTGCCCGACGGCGTGCTGCGCCAGCCGCCGACCCACTTCACCACCCCCGAGGCGCCGCAGGTCCAGCAGATCCTCGCCGAGCAGGTCGCGGCCGGCGCCGAGGCAGTGGTTGTGGAGTCGTCCAGCCATGCCCTGGCGCTGGACCGCGTGCGGGCAGTCGACTTCGACGTCGCGGTGTGGACCAACCTGACCGGCGAGCACCTCGACTTCCACGGCTCGATGGAGGGCTACTTCGCCGACAAGGCCAAGCTGGTCCAGCGCGCGCCTTTTGCCGTGCTCAACGCGGATGACCCGTGGACTGAGCAGCTGGTGTCGATGGCCACCAGCCACACGACATACTCCGCGGACGGGGCGGACGCCGACTGGACGGCGAGCGACGTCGTGGAGGGGCCTGACGACCTGCGCTTCACCGTCGACACACCAGACGGTGCCGCCGAGGCGGTCCTGCCGATGATCGGCCGGTTCAACGTCGCCAACGCGCTCGCCGCCATGGCGGGCGTGCACGCGCTCGGGGTGGACGTGCCGACGTTGATCGCCGGGCTGGCGACGTTTGCCGGCGTGCCGGGACGGATGGAGATGGTGGAGCGTGCGGAGGGGGAGCCGCGGGTCATCGTCGACTTCGCGCACACCGCCCCGAGCCTGGACAAGGCGCTCGCCACGGTGCGCGTCACGACAGCGGGACGGCTCTGGGTCGTGCTCGGCTCGGCCGGCGGCCCGCGCGACCCCTCCAAGCGTGCGCCGCTGGGTGAGGTCGCGACGGCGATGGCTGACGTGGCGGTCTTCACCGAGGAGGACCACCGCGACACCCCGCTGCAGGAGATCCTCGACGAGATGGAGCGGGGGGCGCGCGAGGCAGGACGGGACAACTACGTCTCGATCGGCGACCGGCGCGAGGCGATCGCCTATGCCGTGGGTGGCGCCGACCCGGCCGACACGATCGTGCTCGCGGGCAAAGGCCCCGAGGAGACGCTGGAGCGTGACACCGAGACGATCCCGTGGGACGAGCTGAGCGAGGCTCGGCGTGCGCTGCAGGTGCGGCGCGAGGCGCTCGCGGCTGACTCCGCGGACTCCTGAGCGATCCACAGTCTCGTCAGCGCGTCACCCCACAGTGCGTCATGCGAATCGGGTCTTGCAGTCTCGGGGTTATCACCCGACTTCTGCAAGACCGAGACCGCATGACACTCGCGGCGCCCAAGGGGTGCGCTCAGCGCAGTGGGTTCAGGGCCTCGCCCCGGTGACTGCGTGGAAGCGCTGAGTCGTCACGGCGGCCGAGTCCGTCGCTGGTGACCATGGCGACCACCCGTTCGACGACCTCCATGGAGACCAGGACGATGAGGAGCATCATCAGTGCGGCAACCATGGGAGGAATTCTCCTCTTAATGGCGCGACTGCACCAGTGGCACGAAGGACTTTCCCTGCCTTCGGCCGCAACGTGCCCCCTGTGTCAGGCGGGCCCTCCGGTGTTTTGGCTAGCCGACCTTTCAGCCAGGGCCGCTAGGACCTGAGTGAGGTCGACGTCGGCGATCGAGGCATCCGCCCACTGAGGCGCGTTGTCCTTGTCGACCAGCAGCGCACGCACGCCCTCGTTGAAGTCGGGGTGCTCCACAAACACCCTGCTCAGCCGGGCGTCCTGTGCCAGGACACCGCGCACGTCGAGGTTGGCGGCTCGACGCAGGGCCGCCAGCGTGGCCGCAACGGAGTGCGGTGAGCGGCTGGCGATGGCCTCGCCGGCAGCACGCGCGGCGGTGTCGTCGTGTGCCAGCAGGCGGCGCAGGATCTCGGTGGCGTCGTCTCCGGCGTAGCACTCGTCGATCCACCCGCGCTGCGTCTCGAGCTCGGAGCGGGGGGCGACCTGCGCCTCCTCGGCGGCCACGTCGTCTGCATCAGCTGTTGCGTTGGCGTCGTCCTCATCAGCCGTCGCGGTGTCGTCGCTCCCGGGAGCCACCTCACCGAGCGCAGCGGCCAGGTCAGCGAGCACCTTCTCCTTGTCCGACACCGCGACCACGCCGTCAGCGAGACCCAGCACGACCGCGTCCGCGGGGCCGAAGGTGAACCCGGTCAGGGCCGCGTGCGTGCCCAGCTCTCCGGGGGCGTGCGCCAGGTGATAGAGACCGCCCACGTCGGGATAGAAGCCGATGATCGTCTCGGGCATGGCCACCTTGGCGCGCTCGGTCACCAGCCGCTGCGAGCCGTGGGCCGAGATGCCGACACCGCCGCCCATGACCACACCGTCCATCCACGCGACATACGGCTTCGGATAGTCGGCGATCAGGGCATTCAGGCGATACTCCGTGTCCCAGAAGCGGATGGCCTCTTCCGTCTCGCCACTTAGCACCGCCTCGCGCACGGCTCGCACGTCGCCGCCGGCACAGAGCCCCTTCTCGCCGGCCCCGTCGATGAACACGGCTCCCACCGCGTCGTCGGTGGCCCACGCGGTGAGTTGGGCGAGCATGGACTCCACCATCTTCCCGGTGAGCGAGTTCAGTGCCCGCGGCCGGTTGAGCCGCACCCGCCCGATCCGGTGCGTACCGGCATACTCCACGTCGGCCGTGCGGCCAGGGGCGGGGGCGAAGGTGGGCTCCGGGGCGGTCATGGGCGCCACCCTACGCACGTAGACTGCCGCGCATGGGAAAGGCATCACGACGCAAGCGCCAGGCCGAGGGCAGCAAGGCACCGGCCCGCGCACCGTTCGTCAACCGACCGTTCGAGGGACTGGCCAACGAGACCGACTGGGTCGCGATGCGCGAGATCATCCCGGCGGCCACGGCCATGGTCACGATGGAGCTCGACGGCTCGCCGCAGGAGGTCACCCTCGTCTCGGTGCTCCCCGGCGCGACTCCGGCGATCCACCGCGCCGACGGTGAGGTGCTCGTGGGGCTGCAGTCGCGCACCCACAGCGGCGACGCCAGCCGTGACATCGTGCTCGCCGCGCAGACTGCGCTCGCGACCGAGCCGGGTCAGGCGGTGCCCGCGATCCCGACCGCGACAGCCGCGAGTCCGCGCCTGCAGGACGTGCTGGCAGACGGCACCGAGCTGGTCGTCGAGGTGCAGGACAACTTCAACTTCTGGATCAACGAGGAGGACGCCACCCCCGAGGTGCTGGCCTCCCTCGAGCAGACCAACGAGGCCGCCGTGCCGACCGTCCCGGTGCCGGATCGCCCGTCGACCTACTGGTGCAAGATGAGCGACCGCACCTATGTCCGTTGGGTCCTCAGCGAGGACGAGGACGTGGCCACCACGGCGCTCGCCCGACTGCAGGCCGCTGGCGAGCACACCCTGGGCGAGGGCACCGCGCTGCTCGGGGCGTTCCGCGCCGCCGGGCTGCTTGTGCCCGTGCTCGAGGTCGACCCGTCGACCGACCCCGCCGACCTGACCGCACCGCTGCAGGCACTGGCCGATCGGTATGCCGCTGCCCTGACCCAGGATGCCTCCCTCACCCCGGAGGAGCGTCGGGCCCGCGACGGACTGATCAGCCGGCAGGTCACGCTGCGTTGAGTATGCCGCCAGGCACCGACAGCGGAGCGGCGCCGGATCGGCAGGGGCCAGGTCGGCCGCCCGCACGGGTGGCCGCGATCGTCCCGGCCAAGGACGAGGAAGATCGTCTCGGGGCCACGCTGGACGCGTTGGCGCAGATCGGCTCCATCGACCTGGTCGTCGTCGTGGACGACGGCAGCACCGACGGGACCCTGCGCATCGCCAACCTGGCGGGGGTTCAGACGGTCAAGCACCAGGTCAACCTGGGCAAGGCCCAGGCGATGACCAGCGGGGCCAAGGTCGTCGCCCTCCTGGAGGCCGAGGCTGGCGGCGCGTTCCAGACGGACAACCCGCGGGCCCTGCTCTTCGTCGATGCCGACCTCGAGGACAGCGCCCGCAACCTCGACGTCCTGTGCGGTCCGGTCGTGAGCGGCGAGGCAGACATGGCGATCGCCACCCTGCCGCCGCAGAAGACGACCGGAGGTGGCTTCGGGTTCGTAGTGCGCCTGGCCCGGGACGGGATCGCCCGTCTCACCGGCCGAGAGATGGGCCAGCCCCTGAGCGGCATGCGCTGCATCACGCGGGAGGCGTTTGAGTCGGCGCTGCCGCTGGCCAAGGGGTGGGGTGTCGAGGTCGGTCTGACCGTCGATGTGCTCCGCGGTGGGGGCCGGGTCGTCGAGGTCCCGGTCGAGCTGCACCACCGGGTGACCGGCCGCGACCTGCGCTCCCAGCTGCACCGGGCGCGGCAGTACCGCGACGTCCGGCGGGCGCTGCGCGCCCGCAGTCGCTGAGGCCGCGCGGGTGCAGTTCGACGGGCAGCGGATCACGAGTCAGCAACAGTGTGAGCACGACCTGGACGAAGGGGCCGGCGATCGGGCTATCGCCGAGGGACAGCGATTGCGGCCCCGATGGCGATGGCGGCAGCGATGGCGACAGCCAGGCCGATCCCCACGACCGCGATGCCCGAGTCGTTGAGCGCCCAGCCGATCGTCACGCAGGTGAGCACCGCGACCGCGGTCGCGCGCAGCAACGGCACCTGCCACAGCGGGGCGATCCGGCGCCCGGGCCAGGAGTCGGGTGAGGCCACCGCCCACACCAGGGCCACGAGCACGAGCACCGCCACCCAAGAGACGGGATAGCGGACCAGGATCCCCAAGCTCTGGTCCAGCTTGCGGAGCACGATGTCGAGCGCGCCACCGTCGATCACCGACTGCAGGAAGTCGCCGAGGTGGGTGCGTGCGCCGGGTGGCCTCAGCCAGTCGACAAACATCAGCACCCCAGCGACCGCGACAGCCGCGCCACCGATCAGCAGCGCACGGACCGGGGTCAACCGGATCTCGGCCGCCGCCAGACCGAGGATGCCGACCGCCACGACGAGCGCCGGGACCCCGCCGAAGTCGGCCCCCCACATCGGTGCCCCGTCGACGAGGACGAGCAGCAGTCCGAGGACGCCGATCACCAGCGCCGCAGCGGTGCGCCGCGCCATCGGCCGCGACCGCAGCAGCGAGGCGAGGAATCCGGCCAGCAGCAGCCCGGACACGGCGAAGATGCCATAGCCGACGTTGCCCATCCCGTGGAACCGGCCCGCGGTGAGCGGCTGCACGCCCAGGATCGAGATCAACCCCAACCTGCCGCCGAGGACCACGTCGACGCCCAGCACCACCACGGTCAGCGCGGCGATCACGGCCGGGGGGCCGAGCGGGTGCCGGCGCCACGGCCCGAGCAGAGCGAGCGCCACCTGCACCCCGGCCAGCACGAGGAGTGTCAGCCCCAACGGCAGCCAGGCCGGTGACCCCCTCCACCACGGCACCAGCCCGGCCAGGAAGGTCGCGGACGGGAAGGCCATCGCCCACAACCCCAGCACCCTCGTCGCCGTCCGCTGACCCGTCACGACCAGCTGCGCCAGGGCCACCAGGGCGAGCACGACGCCGATGCCGAGCACCGGGATCGCCAGAGCCTGCGCGCCGCCGATCGCTGCGGTCAGCCCCTGGAGGTCGTCGACCCGCTCCGTAGCGGCCTGCTCGGTGGGCACGACCTCCACCGCCTTGCCGCTGACCGCGGCAGGGATCTCCACCCCGGCCAGCAGGAGCACCGTGGCGGTCAGGTCGGTCGTCTGCACGAGATCCGTTTGCTGCGTCGTGCTCGAGTGCAGCGCGCCAGCCGGCACACCATTGCCCCAGATCAGGGCGGCGCGCACCCCTGCCTGCTCGCCCCGATCGGCAAGGCCCGCCACCA from Ornithinimicrobium cryptoxanthini includes these protein-coding regions:
- a CDS encoding glycosyltransferase family 2 protein, with the translated sequence MPPGTDSGAAPDRQGPGRPPARVAAIVPAKDEEDRLGATLDALAQIGSIDLVVVVDDGSTDGTLRIANLAGVQTVKHQVNLGKAQAMTSGAKVVALLEAEAGGAFQTDNPRALLFVDADLEDSARNLDVLCGPVVSGEADMAIATLPPQKTTGGGFGFVVRLARDGIARLTGREMGQPLSGMRCITREAFESALPLAKGWGVEVGLTVDVLRGGGRVVEVPVELHHRVTGRDLRSQLHRARQYRDVRRALRARSR
- a CDS encoding enoyl-CoA hydratase/isomerase family protein yields the protein MTAPEPTFAPAPGRTADVEYAGTHRIGRVRLNRPRALNSLTGKMVESMLAQLTAWATDDAVGAVFIDGAGEKGLCAGGDVRAVREAVLSGETEEAIRFWDTEYRLNALIADYPKPYVAWMDGVVMGGGVGISAHGSQRLVTERAKVAMPETIIGFYPDVGGLYHLAHAPGELGTHAALTGFTFGPADAVVLGLADGVVAVSDKEKVLADLAAALGEVAPGSDDTATADEDDANATADADDVAAEEAQVAPRSELETQRGWIDECYAGDDATEILRRLLAHDDTAARAAGEAIASRSPHSVAATLAALRRAANLDVRGVLAQDARLSRVFVEHPDFNEGVRALLVDKDNAPQWADASIADVDLTQVLAALAERSASQNTGGPA
- a CDS encoding DUF5926 family protein, whose translation is MGKASRRKRQAEGSKAPARAPFVNRPFEGLANETDWVAMREIIPAATAMVTMELDGSPQEVTLVSVLPGATPAIHRADGEVLVGLQSRTHSGDASRDIVLAAQTALATEPGQAVPAIPTATAASPRLQDVLADGTELVVEVQDNFNFWINEEDATPEVLASLEQTNEAAVPTVPVPDRPSTYWCKMSDRTYVRWVLSEDEDVATTALARLQAAGEHTLGEGTALLGAFRAAGLLVPVLEVDPSTDPADLTAPLQALADRYAAALTQDASLTPEERRARDGLISRQVTLR